A section of the Pseudomonas tritici genome encodes:
- a CDS encoding LysR family transcriptional regulator encodes MSSTLDLEVFVRTADTGSLSAAARGLGLTPAAASIALKRLETRLGIRLLARSTRSMRLTEEGRRYLESVRVALEALAEGEQAIRQQGHSLSGLLQLAAPSDFGRNVLLGWLDEFKREHPNIRLQLLLNDSNADLFRDTVDIALRFGVPRDSSLVALPVVPDHHRIPCASPDYLARHGTPRTPADLAQHNTLRYMRQGRANSTWYFRQGALLQEVEVTGDYLSDDGEIVRRWALAGHGIAYKANLDIARDIKAGRLVPLLPDWQGEPTPFNLMCPHRLQVSERVKVLHRFLHVRCQALLST; translated from the coding sequence ATGAGCTCGACCCTCGACCTTGAAGTCTTTGTGCGCACCGCTGACACCGGCAGCCTGTCTGCCGCTGCACGAGGCTTGGGCTTGACTCCAGCGGCAGCGAGCATCGCCCTCAAGCGCCTGGAAACCCGGTTGGGCATCCGGTTACTGGCGCGCTCCACGCGGAGCATGCGGCTGACCGAGGAAGGCCGGCGCTACCTCGAGAGCGTGCGCGTGGCGCTGGAAGCACTGGCTGAGGGCGAACAGGCGATCAGGCAGCAGGGCCACAGCCTCAGCGGCTTGCTGCAACTGGCGGCGCCGTCGGATTTCGGGCGCAATGTGCTGCTGGGCTGGCTGGATGAGTTCAAGCGCGAACACCCCAACATCCGCCTGCAGTTGCTGCTCAACGACAGCAATGCCGACCTGTTCCGCGACACCGTGGACATTGCCTTGCGTTTTGGCGTACCCCGGGACTCCAGCCTCGTGGCACTGCCGGTGGTGCCCGATCACCACCGCATCCCCTGTGCCAGCCCGGATTACCTGGCGCGCCATGGCACGCCCCGAACACCGGCCGATCTGGCGCAACACAACACGCTGCGCTACATGCGTCAGGGGCGGGCCAACAGTACCTGGTACTTTCGCCAGGGTGCGCTGCTTCAGGAAGTCGAGGTCACGGGCGACTACTTGAGCGATGACGGCGAAATCGTCCGGCGCTGGGCATTGGCCGGTCACGGCATCGCCTACAAAGCCAATCTGGATATTGCCCGCGACATCAAAGCCGGTCGGCTGGTGCCCTTGCTGCCTGATTGGCAAGGCGAGCCGACGCCGTTCAACCTGATGTGCCCCCACCGCCTGCAAGTATCGGAGCGGGTGAAGGTACTGCATCGCTTTTTACATGTGCGTTGTCAGGCCTTGCTGAGCACCTGA